Proteins encoded together in one Chitinophaga lutea window:
- a CDS encoding oligosaccharide flippase family protein has product MGNVVSAFFNLLSFAILVRMLAPGAFGEWVLFLATYTMLDLMRTALLQSGLIKFYAGVPEYRGRKVVGAAWYIAITLTLVYLLACGILGFLAPSFLSPVWQQFMRWLGPMLLFSLPFNFASWLLQASHKFDKILQLRVVQNGSFLILLCALYLTDYFTLPNVLYAYALALAITSIYSLFFRWTQVRTIFFRTRSRVRELVVYGRLIVGSMLTSSALNYSDSFIIRTMLNPAAVAMYSIPQKFMEVIEIILRSFVATAQPAISAAVNRNDWPGVARAFCRYTGVVTIIIIPFIFIAVLLTKPFILILADSTYLPATDVVRIFLLSAILYPIDRFLGVTLDMINKPHLSFYKSVLKLAINVLGDILFIWWFMDIRAVAAVSVLHLVVGVAFGYFCLQKYLHFSWRDIMRLGVWECRNIFRKVLTKLGYAQNSGTL; this is encoded by the coding sequence ATGGGAAATGTTGTGTCGGCTTTTTTCAATCTTTTATCGTTCGCGATCCTTGTACGGATGTTAGCCCCCGGCGCTTTCGGAGAATGGGTATTATTTCTGGCCACCTATACGATGCTTGACCTGATGCGGACGGCATTGCTGCAATCCGGCCTCATCAAATTTTACGCAGGCGTACCGGAGTACCGCGGCCGCAAGGTGGTAGGCGCCGCCTGGTACATCGCCATCACGCTTACACTGGTTTACCTGCTGGCCTGCGGTATCCTCGGATTTTTGGCGCCGTCGTTCCTCAGCCCCGTGTGGCAGCAGTTCATGCGCTGGCTGGGCCCTATGCTCCTGTTTTCACTCCCCTTCAACTTTGCCTCTTGGCTGTTACAGGCATCGCATAAATTCGACAAAATATTGCAGCTGCGGGTAGTGCAGAATGGCTCATTTCTCATATTGCTGTGTGCGCTTTACCTGACAGACTATTTTACCCTGCCTAACGTGCTGTATGCTTATGCGCTGGCGCTGGCCATCACCAGCATTTACAGCCTGTTTTTCCGCTGGACGCAGGTACGCACGATCTTTTTTCGTACCCGGTCGAGAGTACGCGAACTGGTAGTGTACGGCCGGCTGATCGTGGGTAGTATGCTCACCAGCTCGGCGCTCAATTATTCAGACAGCTTTATTATCCGGACGATGCTCAATCCTGCCGCTGTGGCTATGTACAGTATTCCGCAGAAATTCATGGAAGTGATCGAGATTATTCTCCGGAGTTTTGTTGCCACAGCGCAGCCCGCAATTTCAGCAGCGGTAAACAGGAACGACTGGCCCGGCGTGGCAAGGGCCTTTTGCCGGTATACTGGCGTGGTGACCATCATCATCATCCCTTTCATTTTCATTGCGGTACTGCTCACCAAACCGTTTATTCTCATCCTTGCAGACAGTACTTACCTGCCGGCCACCGACGTGGTCCGCATTTTCCTGCTGTCCGCGATCCTGTATCCGATAGACCGTTTCCTGGGTGTAACGCTGGACATGATTAACAAACCGCACTTGAGTTTTTATAAAAGCGTGCTCAAACTGGCGATCAATGTCCTGGGCGATATCCTGTTCATCTGGTGGTTTATGGACATCAGGGCCGTGGCGGCCGTTTCGGTATTGCATCTTGTTGTCGGCGTGGCATTCGGCTATTTCTGCCTGCAGAAATATCTGCATTTCAGCTGGCGCGATATTATGCGGCTGGGTGTATGGGAATGCCGGAACATCTTCCGCAAGGTGTTGACCAAACTCGGATACGCCCAAAACTCCGGCACCCTGTAG
- a CDS encoding glycosyltransferase family 2 protein, whose amino-acid sequence MATQTESYGPLVSIITVNYNNAAVTCDLLRSITRNTYRNVEVIVVDNASAEDPTTALKAVDPAVKVIRSEKNLGFSGGNNLGLRAALGEYLFLVNNDTEFTDGLIEGLLELFAQYPDAGIASPKFHYYFHKGTIEYAGYQAVDIFTGRNGMVGCKEPDNGQYDKVTETNYAHGGGMMIPARVLQEVGLMPEIFFLYYEEFDWCEQIKRKGYKVYYQYKSLIYHKESMTTGKNSPLKTYYITRNRILFMRRNVKLLHRAVFMCYLALFTIPKNTLTFLLKREHAHLKAFWNGLFWNIKNIKKVV is encoded by the coding sequence ATGGCAACGCAAACTGAGTCATACGGCCCGCTTGTTTCCATCATCACCGTCAACTACAACAATGCCGCGGTGACGTGCGATCTGCTGCGGTCTATTACGCGCAATACCTACAGGAATGTGGAAGTGATCGTGGTGGACAATGCTTCGGCTGAAGACCCCACCACCGCATTGAAAGCGGTGGACCCGGCCGTAAAGGTGATCAGGAGCGAAAAAAACCTCGGCTTCTCTGGCGGCAATAACCTGGGCCTGCGCGCAGCCCTCGGGGAATACCTGTTTCTCGTCAACAACGATACGGAATTTACAGACGGCCTCATCGAAGGCCTGCTGGAACTGTTTGCACAATATCCGGATGCCGGCATCGCGAGCCCTAAATTCCACTACTACTTCCACAAAGGCACCATCGAATACGCCGGTTACCAGGCGGTCGACATCTTTACGGGGCGCAACGGCATGGTGGGCTGCAAGGAACCGGACAACGGACAGTACGACAAGGTTACCGAAACCAATTACGCGCACGGCGGCGGCATGATGATTCCCGCCCGGGTATTGCAGGAGGTGGGCCTGATGCCGGAAATTTTTTTCCTCTACTACGAAGAGTTCGACTGGTGCGAACAGATCAAACGGAAAGGATACAAGGTTTACTATCAGTACAAATCACTGATTTACCATAAAGAGTCGATGACTACCGGGAAGAACAGCCCGCTCAAGACATATTACATCACACGTAACCGCATCCTCTTTATGCGCCGGAATGTGAAGCTGCTTCACCGCGCAGTGTTTATGTGTTACCTGGCCCTGTTCACCATCCCGAAAAACACGCTCACGTTCCTGCTGAAGCGGGAACATGCGCATCTGAAAGCATTCTGGAACGGATTGTTCTGGAATATTAAAAACATCAAAAAAGTTGTCTAA
- a CDS encoding class I SAM-dependent methyltransferase, with protein sequence MKIRNPRSRFDIKVKPGDKVLEVGGGHNPHPRSNVVVDKYDDNNYHRSGDILVRKNQQFMVADGERLPFRDHEFDYVICNQVLEHVPDPAAFLREQFRVAKRGYIETPSLIGEFLFPKASHKWVLLEVDNKLVLVEKAKLHFSQPHFDFGELFLTQLPKSSIGYRILEYTHPDLHTVRIEWEGGFDFVIDPEDQQIRQYFEEPWTEEMVLRHFPRRSLGAELWEATSAFGHLCKSIIKSRVLKKK encoded by the coding sequence ATGAAAATCAGGAATCCGCGATCGCGTTTCGATATCAAAGTAAAGCCGGGCGATAAAGTACTCGAGGTAGGCGGAGGGCACAATCCGCACCCCAGATCCAATGTGGTGGTTGATAAATATGACGATAACAATTATCATCGGAGCGGCGACATTCTCGTGCGTAAAAACCAGCAGTTTATGGTGGCTGACGGTGAGCGGCTGCCTTTCAGGGACCATGAGTTCGACTATGTGATCTGCAACCAGGTGCTGGAACATGTGCCGGACCCCGCGGCCTTCTTACGTGAACAGTTCCGTGTGGCAAAACGCGGTTATATAGAAACCCCTTCATTGATCGGTGAGTTCCTCTTCCCGAAAGCCTCACACAAATGGGTACTGCTGGAAGTAGACAACAAGCTGGTACTCGTTGAAAAAGCGAAGCTGCACTTCAGTCAGCCGCATTTCGACTTCGGAGAACTGTTCCTTACCCAGCTGCCTAAAAGCTCCATCGGGTACAGGATACTGGAGTACACGCACCCGGATTTGCATACCGTGCGCATAGAATGGGAGGGAGGTTTTGATTTTGTCATCGATCCGGAAGATCAGCAGATACGCCAGTACTTCGAAGAGCCCTGGACGGAAGAAATGGTGTTGCGGCATTTTCCCCGCCGTTCCCTGGGAGCGGAGTTATGGGAAGCCACCAGTGCATTTGGCCACTTATGTAAAAGCATTATCAAGTCACGCGTGCTGAAAAAGAAATAG
- a CDS encoding glycosyltransferase, which produces MAGKLARRKKNIVQPPPSYQRIAILVPAYKEDEVILSAAESYSHLNYPKAYYDTVVIADSLRPETLEALRGPGVRVIPVSFDVSTKAKSLNTAFEQLEDRYDLALICDADNVLEKDFLLKVNQAWLEGKEVLQAQRVAKNMDTPFAILDAANEIVANHIHRKGANAVGLSAPVIGSGMVFPFAFVKSVLKDIQAIGGFDKVLQLLVVAHGKKIHYLENALVFDEKVENPNAFRNQRRRWISAQIVYLRKFFAPGMKALFRGQIDYFNLAVIQNMLMPRMLLLVAVGFFTLVYLLFSPYLGIPAAAWLIIMAMFIISLLLPLPKKFYTTYFFTAMMALPRVLGIMVALMFRLKGANKTFIHTKHTKTGIDNPLLDGNAN; this is translated from the coding sequence GTGGCCGGAAAACTGGCCCGCAGGAAAAAAAACATTGTGCAGCCCCCCCCGTCTTATCAGCGCATAGCCATTCTGGTGCCTGCGTATAAGGAAGACGAAGTTATTCTCTCAGCAGCCGAAAGCTACAGTCACCTCAATTACCCGAAAGCGTATTACGACACCGTGGTGATTGCGGACTCCCTGCGACCGGAAACACTGGAGGCCCTCCGTGGCCCCGGCGTACGTGTGATCCCGGTTTCTTTCGATGTGAGCACCAAAGCCAAATCGCTCAATACAGCTTTTGAACAGCTGGAAGACCGCTACGACCTGGCGCTGATCTGTGACGCGGATAATGTGCTGGAAAAAGATTTTCTCCTCAAAGTGAATCAGGCCTGGCTGGAAGGCAAAGAAGTGCTCCAGGCGCAACGCGTGGCCAAAAACATGGATACACCGTTTGCTATCCTCGATGCGGCCAACGAAATCGTTGCCAATCATATTCACCGTAAAGGCGCCAACGCGGTTGGCCTGTCCGCTCCCGTGATCGGCTCCGGTATGGTGTTTCCTTTCGCATTCGTAAAATCGGTACTGAAAGACATACAGGCTATCGGCGGGTTCGATAAAGTATTACAGCTGTTAGTGGTAGCCCACGGTAAAAAGATACACTACCTCGAAAACGCGCTGGTGTTCGATGAGAAGGTCGAAAACCCGAATGCGTTCCGCAATCAGCGCCGCCGCTGGATATCAGCCCAGATCGTTTACCTCCGGAAATTCTTTGCCCCGGGTATGAAAGCACTTTTCCGCGGTCAGATCGATTATTTCAACCTGGCCGTAATACAGAACATGCTGATGCCGCGTATGCTGCTGCTGGTGGCAGTCGGGTTTTTTACACTGGTATATCTGCTCTTTTCCCCGTATCTTGGTATACCGGCCGCTGCCTGGCTTATAATCATGGCGATGTTTATCATCAGCCTGCTGCTGCCGCTGCCCAAGAAGTTTTACACCACGTATTTCTTTACGGCCATGATGGCGCTGCCCCGTGTGCTGGGTATTATGGTGGCGCTGATGTTCAGGCTGAAAGGCGCAAACAAAACATTCATTCACACTAAACATACCAAAACCGGTATCGACAATCCCCTGTTAGATGGCAACGCAAACTGA
- a CDS encoding glycosyltransferase family 4 protein encodes MRIGIEAQRLFRTKKHGVEIVALELIKHLQQTDKKNEYFIFVKQDADDACIRETENFRIIKLPSAPYPIWEQWLLPRAIKKYKLDVLHCTANTAPLFPGVRTVITLHDVIFLESVSFKGTAYQNFGNLYRRAVVPRAARGRELVTVSGYEQHNIAKALNIPASAVKVVHNGVSGMFAPRTDPRQLAQIRDKYALPEKFVLFFANPAPKKNTPNVLAAFAWYCRNHPDSSIKLVITDSSKTYIRQQISELKAEDILPRLQIMDYIAYNDLPFVYSLATLYLYPSLRESFGLPLLEAQACGTPVITSNISCMPEIAGEAAIFVDPYNPVSIGEAITEALHNKDAVAGLYEKGINNARLYSWEAAAQKMCDIYEQAQ; translated from the coding sequence ATGAGAATTGGTATTGAAGCGCAACGCCTGTTCAGAACTAAGAAACATGGAGTAGAAATTGTTGCCCTGGAACTGATTAAACATCTGCAGCAAACAGACAAAAAAAATGAGTATTTCATTTTTGTAAAGCAGGATGCTGATGATGCCTGTATCCGGGAAACGGAGAACTTCCGCATTATTAAGCTGCCCTCGGCCCCATATCCCATATGGGAGCAATGGTTGTTGCCCCGGGCCATAAAAAAATACAAGCTGGATGTACTGCACTGTACAGCCAATACCGCTCCGCTGTTTCCGGGGGTGCGCACGGTGATTACCCTCCACGACGTCATATTTCTGGAATCCGTGAGTTTCAAAGGCACTGCTTACCAGAACTTCGGCAACCTTTACCGGCGCGCGGTTGTGCCAAGGGCCGCCAGGGGCCGGGAGCTGGTGACCGTTTCAGGGTACGAACAGCATAACATCGCCAAGGCGCTGAACATCCCGGCTTCGGCAGTAAAAGTAGTGCATAACGGGGTGAGCGGCATGTTCGCCCCCCGCACGGATCCCCGGCAGCTGGCGCAGATCAGGGACAAGTACGCGCTTCCGGAAAAATTCGTGTTGTTCTTTGCCAATCCCGCGCCGAAGAAAAACACCCCGAATGTGCTGGCCGCATTTGCATGGTACTGCCGCAATCACCCGGATTCGTCCATCAAACTGGTCATTACCGATTCCAGCAAAACATATATACGCCAGCAGATCAGCGAACTGAAGGCGGAGGATATCCTGCCCCGTTTACAGATCATGGACTACATCGCCTACAATGATCTGCCGTTTGTATATTCACTGGCTACACTCTACCTCTACCCTTCCCTTCGCGAAAGCTTCGGGCTGCCACTGCTGGAAGCCCAGGCGTGTGGAACGCCGGTGATTACCTCCAATATTTCATGCATGCCTGAAATAGCCGGAGAAGCGGCCATCTTTGTGGATCCATACAACCCGGTTTCGATTGGTGAAGCGATTACGGAGGCATTGCATAACAAAGACGCGGTGGCCGGGCTCTACGAAAAAGGAATCAACAATGCCCGCCTGTATTCATGGGAAGCTGCCGCGCAAAAGATGTGTGACATCTACGAACAGGCCCAATAA
- the asnB gene encoding asparagine synthase (glutamine-hydrolyzing), translating to MCGIAGFIDFSRRSGEEILRGMTDVLQHRGPNDAGYKTVEHPSCTIGLGHRRLSILDLSSSGHQPMEFGALTIIFNGEVYNYKEIRKELEQHGYTFSSGSDTEVLLKGYDLWQEKVVDKCIGMFAFAILDQAREELVLVRDRAGVKPLYYYWQNNTLLFASELKSFHQHPRFRKEIDVNSLSLFLQYSYIPAPYSIFKDTWKLKPGHLLRVSLKHGNPSLECYWSVLNAYSQPLVKDNEEEVLRKTEALLQSAYKYRMVSDVPVGVFLSGGYDSTSVAAILQAGTASRIKTFTIGYKEQQFDESAEAKKIAMHLGTDHHEWIVGPADALSVLHKLPEIYDEPFADNSTVPTTLVSLLASKEVKVALGGDGGDEIFAGYNKFNQSIGYTSRMPRAVQVMASAAMGLVNPEHIPYFNKKYNFATRFEKMKLIWHSGKPEMAMKYISQYVTESEADHYMGVPVERYKTNFDLNGNLTAVNGKLNRLLAVDYMTFLVDNNLVKMDRATMSVSIEGREPMLDHRLVEYLAKVPDALKTKNNINKYLLKTIVHKYVPRSIMERPKKPFIAPLTEWFKDELKSQMDHYLSADNLNSTGLINGANVQALLQRYQQGGKVSHQKLWNLLVFQLWYERWMKK from the coding sequence ATGTGTGGTATTGCCGGTTTTATTGATTTCAGCCGACGCTCCGGGGAAGAAATTCTGCGGGGTATGACTGACGTGCTGCAGCACAGGGGGCCTAATGATGCCGGGTACAAGACGGTAGAGCATCCGTCGTGCACCATCGGGCTGGGCCACCGGCGCCTGTCCATCCTGGACCTCTCCAGCTCGGGGCATCAGCCCATGGAGTTTGGCGCACTCACCATTATTTTCAATGGAGAAGTATACAACTATAAAGAAATCCGGAAAGAACTGGAACAGCATGGCTATACCTTTTCTTCCGGCTCCGATACCGAAGTGCTGCTGAAAGGTTACGACCTCTGGCAGGAGAAAGTGGTGGACAAATGCATCGGCATGTTCGCCTTCGCCATCCTCGACCAGGCGCGCGAAGAACTGGTGCTGGTGCGCGACCGTGCGGGTGTGAAACCTTTATATTATTACTGGCAGAACAATACGCTCCTTTTTGCTTCCGAACTGAAAAGCTTTCACCAGCATCCGCGTTTCCGCAAAGAGATAGATGTCAACAGCCTTTCGCTGTTCCTTCAATACAGCTATATCCCGGCTCCGTATTCCATCTTCAAGGACACCTGGAAATTAAAACCCGGGCATCTTTTGCGTGTTTCACTGAAGCACGGCAACCCCTCCCTTGAATGTTACTGGAGCGTACTGAACGCGTACAGCCAGCCCCTGGTGAAAGACAACGAGGAAGAAGTGCTCCGGAAAACGGAAGCCTTGCTGCAAAGCGCTTACAAGTACCGCATGGTATCAGACGTGCCGGTGGGTGTGTTCCTCAGCGGTGGATACGACAGCACAAGTGTGGCCGCCATTCTGCAGGCCGGCACTGCATCGCGTATCAAAACCTTTACCATCGGTTATAAAGAACAGCAGTTCGACGAATCCGCAGAGGCGAAAAAAATTGCCATGCACCTGGGAACAGACCACCATGAGTGGATCGTAGGCCCGGCAGACGCACTGTCTGTACTGCATAAACTGCCGGAGATTTACGATGAGCCCTTTGCCGACAATTCCACCGTGCCCACCACGCTCGTGAGTTTACTGGCAAGCAAGGAAGTGAAAGTGGCCCTGGGTGGCGATGGAGGAGACGAAATCTTTGCCGGTTACAACAAATTCAACCAGTCGATCGGCTACACAAGCCGCATGCCACGCGCCGTACAGGTGATGGCCAGCGCAGCGATGGGCCTCGTCAACCCGGAACATATCCCGTACTTCAACAAAAAGTACAACTTTGCTACCCGCTTCGAAAAAATGAAACTGATCTGGCATTCCGGCAAACCCGAGATGGCCATGAAATATATCAGCCAGTACGTAACGGAAAGTGAGGCAGACCATTACATGGGTGTGCCGGTAGAACGGTATAAAACCAACTTCGACCTCAATGGCAATCTCACCGCAGTGAATGGAAAGCTGAATCGCCTGCTGGCGGTGGATTATATGACCTTCCTGGTCGATAACAACCTGGTGAAGATGGACCGCGCCACCATGAGCGTGAGCATCGAAGGCCGTGAGCCCATGCTGGACCACCGTTTGGTGGAATACCTCGCCAAAGTGCCGGACGCACTGAAAACAAAAAACAACATCAACAAATATCTCCTTAAAACGATCGTTCACAAATATGTGCCGCGATCCATCATGGAGCGTCCCAAAAAACCGTTCATTGCGCCACTGACGGAATGGTTCAAGGATGAACTGAAATCGCAGATGGATCATTACCTGTCGGCAGACAACCTCAACAGCACCGGGCTGATCAACGGCGCAAACGTGCAGGCACTGCTGCAACGTTACCAGCAAGGTGGCAAAGTAAGCCATCAGAAGCTGTGGAACCTGCTCGTGTTCCAGCTCTGGTACGAACGGTGGATGAAAAAATAG